From a single Cytophagales bacterium WSM2-2 genomic region:
- the lytT gene encoding sensory transduction protein LytT → MFKIVIIDDEERSRNELSALLQNFPEVQIAGCGDDVESGVKIIDQIHPDIVFLDIQLGPNLGFEILDKITATSFALVVTTAYDYYALHAFKHFATNYLLKPVSLQDLQETLNHIMKQENNARSLKAQVESLKDTLQRSSRKKIEIAHSKGVAYFSTDEIIRFEADGAYTRIILKGNSTFLTSKNLGEIEENVKDHKNLLRVHRSTIININEVVHFTDGKFILMTDGEIINLSRRNKELFRKIIRHVST, encoded by the coding sequence ATGTTTAAAATTGTCATCATAGACGATGAAGAGCGAAGCAGAAATGAACTGTCTGCTCTTCTTCAAAACTTTCCTGAAGTGCAAATCGCAGGGTGTGGTGATGACGTTGAAAGCGGGGTAAAGATCATTGACCAAATTCATCCGGACATTGTTTTTCTCGACATTCAATTGGGGCCAAACCTTGGGTTCGAGATTCTGGATAAAATCACAGCTACTTCATTTGCCCTAGTAGTAACGACCGCATACGACTATTATGCCCTTCATGCATTTAAACATTTTGCAACCAACTACTTATTGAAACCGGTTTCGCTTCAGGACTTACAGGAAACCCTGAATCATATAATGAAACAAGAAAACAATGCGCGCAGTTTAAAAGCTCAGGTAGAATCGCTCAAGGATACATTGCAACGTTCTTCCAGGAAGAAAATAGAGATAGCTCACAGCAAAGGGGTCGCCTATTTTTCTACTGATGAAATTATCCGTTTTGAGGCCGATGGCGCTTACACGCGGATTATTCTGAAGGGAAACTCTACATTTCTAACAAGCAAGAACTTAGGGGAAATCGAGGAGAACGTAAAAGATCATAAGAACCTCCTTCGCGTACACCGGTCTACAATCATCAACATCAATGAAGTTGTGCATTTCACTGATGGCAAATTTATTCTGATGACGGACGGGGAGATCATCAATCTCTCCAGGCGCAACAAAGAGTTATTCAGAAAAATAATCAGGCATGTCAGCACCTAG
- a CDS encoding hemoglobin, whose amino-acid sequence MTPKQIELIEDSWDFILMNTDEAGIIFYKRLFELNPALRPLFKEDIKSQAQKLVSLITFAVHKLNNFNEIVSDVKALGLRHKGYKVKPEYYITVAEALLWTLESGLGNEWNEEVKEAWIKLYETLSKIMLEAYNS is encoded by the coding sequence ATGACACCAAAACAAATCGAACTGATAGAGGACTCGTGGGACTTTATATTAATGAATACCGATGAGGCTGGCATTATCTTTTACAAAAGGCTTTTTGAACTTAACCCTGCTCTTCGGCCCCTGTTCAAAGAGGATATTAAATCGCAAGCACAAAAACTGGTATCGCTGATCACGTTTGCAGTTCACAAACTAAACAACTTTAACGAAATCGTTTCTGATGTGAAGGCACTTGGTCTGAGGCACAAAGGATATAAAGTAAAACCCGAATACTACATTACTGTAGCTGAGGCGCTACTATGGACTTTAGAAAGCGGCCTCGGCAACGAGTGGAATGAAGAAGTAAAAGAGGCGTGGATAAAGCTTTATGAAACGCTTTCTAAAATTATGCTTGAAGCTTATAATAGTTAA
- a CDS encoding hypothetical protein (frameshifted, insertion at around 4458312,4458321,4458318), with protein MTGNIYVADQGNNRIRKITPSGNVTTLAGTTKGFADGQGTTALFNRPIGIATDTKGNIYIADTYNHRIRKITAEGIVTTLTGSILGFTDGPGTTALFNLPTGIAVNPTGIIYVIDNDNHNLRKITIH; from the coding sequence ATGACTGGAAATATCTACGTAGCTGATCAGGGAAATAACAGAATACGAAAGATCACGCCTTCCGGAAATGTCACAACCCTCGCCGGAACTACAAAAGGTTTTGCTGATGGGCAAGGTACCACTGCACTTTTCAATCGCCCGATCGGTATTGCTACAGACACAAAAGGGAATATCTATATAGCGGATACTTACAATCACAGGATAAGGAAAATTACAGCAGAAGGAATTGTGACAACGTTGACGGGAAGTATTTTAGGTTTTACCGATGGCCCTGGTACAACGGCACTCTTTAATCTGCCCACGGGAATAGCCGTTAACCCTACCGGCATCATTTATGTAATCGACAATGATAATCACAACCTTAGAAAAATAACGATACACTAA
- the rlmF gene encoding ribosomal RNA large subunit methyltransferase F, whose protein sequence is MLQKKKEHPKEKTELHPRNRHRERYNFKELINSCPALAPFVRPNAYNDESIDFSNPEAVMMLNKALLKYYYEIDHWSIPPGYLCPPIPGRSDYIHHIADLLGSYTGTIPTGGKIRCLDIGVGANCIYPIIGSKEYGWSFVGSDIEPIAIASAAKIIEKNKWLKGKVELRLQSNAKDIFRGIVKPDEQFDLVICNPPFFASLAEAQSGTLRKLSNLNHKRITKMTLNFGGKNKELWCEGGEEQFVEKMISQSKAMKTSCFWFSTLIAKSAHLKRVYLNLKKAEVKEVKTISMSQGNKTTRIVAWTYLTQEQQKTWVKAYVS, encoded by the coding sequence ATGCTTCAAAAAAAGAAAGAGCATCCAAAAGAAAAAACCGAATTACACCCTCGTAACAGGCATCGCGAGCGCTATAATTTCAAAGAACTCATTAACAGCTGCCCGGCACTGGCTCCATTTGTCCGGCCGAATGCATACAACGATGAGTCGATTGATTTTTCGAATCCTGAAGCGGTGATGATGCTGAACAAAGCACTGTTGAAGTATTATTATGAAATAGATCATTGGAGTATTCCTCCAGGCTATCTGTGTCCGCCTATTCCTGGAAGATCGGATTACATTCATCACATAGCCGATTTACTAGGAAGCTATACTGGCACAATTCCTACCGGCGGTAAGATCAGGTGCCTCGATATTGGTGTTGGAGCAAATTGCATTTATCCAATCATAGGAAGCAAAGAATATGGATGGTCTTTTGTCGGGTCAGACATTGAACCGATCGCTATTGCATCGGCAGCTAAAATAATTGAGAAAAATAAATGGCTGAAAGGGAAAGTGGAACTTCGCCTGCAATCAAATGCAAAGGACATTTTCAGAGGAATAGTTAAACCGGATGAGCAGTTCGATTTAGTCATCTGTAACCCTCCCTTTTTTGCTTCCCTGGCAGAAGCCCAGTCCGGAACACTCCGAAAATTGAGCAACCTGAATCACAAACGAATTACTAAAATGACCTTGAATTTTGGAGGTAAGAATAAGGAGTTATGGTGCGAAGGCGGAGAAGAGCAATTTGTTGAGAAAATGATATCGCAGAGCAAAGCAATGAAAACCTCTTGCTTTTGGTTCTCTACGTTGATTGCTAAATCAGCGCATCTTAAACGTGTTTATCTGAATTTAAAGAAGGCAGAAGTTAAGGAAGTAAAAACTATTTCAATGAGCCAGGGAAACAAAACAACCCGTATTGTGGCATGGACATACCTGACTCAGGAACAGCAGAAGACTTGGGTAAAAGCCTACGTGAGCTAG
- the glpG gene encoding rhomboid family intramembrane serine protease encodes MSITVILICITVAISFYTFNKPELLGRMMMNPYQIKTKNQYYRFISSGFVHKDHMHLLWNMFSFYFFGQAVERDFASLFGNSGTYYFIVLYLTAIVVSDLPTFFKQRNNTNYNSLGASGGVGSVIFVFIILEPLQSICLYFALCMPGFVFGAGYMAYTYYQGRKSNDNINHDAHLYGAFYGLLFCILIYPASLLMFYEQVRYWVGTLF; translated from the coding sequence ATGAGTATTACTGTCATTCTGATCTGCATTACTGTTGCCATTAGTTTTTATACATTCAATAAACCTGAACTTCTGGGCCGGATGATGATGAATCCCTACCAGATCAAAACAAAAAATCAATACTACCGGTTTATCAGCTCGGGTTTTGTTCACAAGGACCATATGCACTTGCTCTGGAATATGTTCTCCTTCTATTTTTTTGGCCAGGCCGTAGAGCGGGACTTTGCCTCTCTTTTCGGCAACTCGGGAACATACTACTTTATCGTTCTATACCTGACAGCTATTGTTGTGTCTGATCTTCCCACTTTCTTTAAACAAAGAAACAATACCAATTACAATTCACTTGGTGCTTCCGGTGGTGTTGGCTCGGTGATATTTGTGTTCATCATTCTTGAACCATTACAATCGATTTGCCTGTACTTTGCCTTGTGTATGCCAGGGTTTGTATTTGGTGCAGGGTATATGGCCTATACGTATTACCAGGGAAGAAAATCGAACGATAACATCAACCATGATGCCCATTTGTATGGAGCGTTCTATGGCCTGCTATTTTGTATACTGATTTATCCCGCTTCACTACTGATGTTTTATGAACAGGTGAGGTATTGGGTCGGAACTCTTTTTTAG
- the ptrB gene encoding oligopeptidase B, protein MKKPSHQLLILLTIAIVSCTKPSQDSLPDVKAPVAKIVPYEIVSKTGDKRTDNYYWLKNREDTTVINYLKAENHYRDTMMSSVRSFQDSLFEELRSRVKQDDSSVPYKLDNYYYYTRFVEGGEYPIYCRKKDSLDGKEEILVDGNEIGKNQSFLNFSLSTSPDHKLAAIIMDTVGRNFYTIKIKRLSDGKFLTDKIANTRGGIYWTNDNKSIYYSVPDQKTLRNYQIKRHVLSNPSDQLIYEEKDQTLACYLSKTKSKKYIIIGSGRTDAGFSQYIDADKPGKPVVIQALQDNVQYDVDHTGGDKFYIYTNLDAKNYRLVETPVAKSTKENWKDVIPSRDNVFLRGVDYFKDYLATEEMTAGLVKIRLIKWADKSEHYVDFGEPAYSAGIGFNPELNTNILRYNYQSMTTPNSTIDYTIEKREKKLMKEQPVLGGFDKNNYQTERVMVKARDGKEVPLSIVYRKDAYKKDGSMPGWIYSYGSYGASSYATFSSNRISLLDRGFVYAIAHIRGGQEMGGAWYDDGKMMKKKNTFNDFIDCSEWLVQNKYVAKDKLFASGGSAGGLLMGAITNMRPDLYRGVIAAVPFVDVITTMMDESIPLTTFEWLEWGNPAIKEQYDYMLSYSPYDNVEKKDYPNLLVTTGLHDSQVQYWEPAKWVAKLRAMKTDRNRLYLYTNMDAGHGGASGRFRAMKDVAMQYSFVMDILGMKKIIKTKQQIEKM, encoded by the coding sequence ATGAAGAAACCTTCTCATCAACTCCTGATCCTGCTGACTATTGCGATTGTCTCGTGTACGAAACCTTCGCAAGATTCACTGCCTGATGTAAAAGCACCGGTTGCCAAAATTGTACCCTACGAAATTGTTTCTAAAACCGGGGACAAGCGCACGGACAATTATTATTGGCTTAAAAACCGTGAAGACACAACGGTCATCAATTACCTTAAAGCGGAAAACCATTACCGCGACACCATGATGTCATCCGTGCGTTCATTTCAGGATTCGCTTTTTGAAGAGTTGCGTAGTCGTGTTAAGCAAGATGACTCATCTGTACCTTATAAACTCGACAACTACTATTATTATACCCGTTTCGTAGAGGGTGGCGAATACCCGATTTATTGCAGGAAGAAAGATTCTCTCGATGGAAAAGAAGAAATTCTTGTGGATGGAAATGAAATCGGGAAGAATCAATCGTTCCTTAATTTCTCCCTTAGCACCAGTCCGGACCATAAGCTGGCCGCTATTATTATGGACACGGTGGGAAGAAACTTTTACACCATCAAAATCAAGCGACTCTCCGATGGCAAGTTTCTTACAGACAAGATTGCAAATACACGGGGCGGCATATACTGGACCAACGACAATAAATCAATTTACTATTCTGTGCCAGATCAGAAGACCCTCCGTAATTACCAGATCAAACGACATGTTTTATCTAACCCATCGGATCAACTGATATATGAAGAGAAGGATCAAACGCTGGCCTGCTACCTGAGCAAAACAAAATCAAAGAAGTACATCATCATTGGTTCCGGAAGGACTGATGCCGGCTTCTCACAATATATTGATGCCGACAAGCCAGGAAAGCCTGTAGTGATTCAGGCATTACAGGATAATGTACAATATGATGTTGATCACACTGGCGGAGACAAGTTTTATATCTATACTAACCTGGATGCCAAGAACTACAGGCTCGTTGAGACGCCTGTTGCAAAATCAACAAAAGAAAATTGGAAAGATGTTATTCCTTCTCGTGACAACGTTTTTTTGAGAGGGGTTGACTATTTCAAAGATTACCTCGCTACCGAAGAAATGACTGCCGGACTGGTCAAAATCAGACTGATTAAGTGGGCAGACAAATCAGAGCATTATGTCGACTTTGGAGAGCCAGCCTACTCTGCCGGAATAGGTTTCAATCCTGAGCTGAACACCAATATTCTCCGGTATAATTACCAGTCGATGACTACTCCCAATTCAACCATTGACTACACCATTGAAAAACGTGAAAAGAAATTAATGAAAGAACAACCCGTCCTGGGAGGGTTCGATAAGAATAACTATCAGACTGAGCGTGTGATGGTAAAAGCAAGAGACGGTAAAGAAGTTCCGCTCTCGATCGTATACCGGAAGGACGCTTATAAAAAAGATGGCTCCATGCCCGGCTGGATTTATTCTTACGGATCTTATGGGGCATCCAGCTATGCTACCTTTAGCAGCAACCGGATAAGTTTGCTCGACCGCGGCTTTGTTTATGCTATTGCCCACATACGCGGGGGACAAGAAATGGGAGGTGCCTGGTATGATGACGGCAAAATGATGAAAAAGAAAAATACTTTTAATGATTTCATCGATTGTTCAGAGTGGTTAGTTCAGAACAAGTATGTTGCCAAAGATAAACTGTTTGCTTCCGGTGGAAGCGCAGGAGGACTTTTGATGGGTGCTATCACCAACATGCGACCTGATTTGTACAGGGGTGTGATCGCAGCAGTTCCATTTGTGGATGTAATTACTACGATGATGGATGAAAGTATTCCGCTGACTACGTTTGAATGGCTCGAATGGGGCAATCCTGCTATCAAAGAGCAATATGATTACATGCTTTCTTACTCGCCTTATGACAATGTAGAAAAGAAAGATTATCCTAACCTGCTTGTCACTACGGGCCTTCACGATTCACAGGTTCAGTATTGGGAACCGGCTAAATGGGTAGCTAAACTCAGAGCTATGAAAACGGATCGCAACAGATTATATCTATACACCAATATGGACGCGGGCCATGGCGGTGCCAGTGGTCGTTTCCGGGCTATGAAAGATGTAGCCATGCAATATTCTTTTGTGATGGATATTCTAGGAATGAAAAAGATAATCAAGACAAAGCAGCAGATTGAAAAGATGTAA
- the greB gene encoding transcription elongation factor GreB, whose amino-acid sequence MKTLLITPEGLDKLKAELDHLWRVERPDTTAKVSWAASLGDRSENADYHYNKKRLREIDRRILYLRKCIDDLKVVNYSPYQEGKVMFGAWVEIENDKGRQIRFRIVGPEEIINTKDYISMDSPMAQALNNKRVGDEATVKTGAGTFIWRVRKIEYQK is encoded by the coding sequence ATGAAAACACTCTTAATTACTCCTGAAGGTTTAGATAAATTAAAAGCGGAGTTGGATCATCTGTGGCGGGTGGAACGACCGGATACCACGGCAAAAGTATCCTGGGCGGCAAGCCTTGGAGACCGTTCTGAAAATGCAGACTATCATTATAATAAAAAACGTTTGCGGGAAATTGACAGACGCATACTCTACTTACGCAAATGTATTGATGATTTAAAAGTCGTGAATTATTCTCCCTACCAGGAAGGCAAGGTAATGTTTGGAGCCTGGGTGGAGATCGAAAATGATAAAGGCAGGCAAATACGCTTCCGTATCGTTGGCCCTGAAGAAATCATTAACACGAAAGACTACATCTCCATGGACTCACCCATGGCGCAGGCACTGAACAACAAAAGAGTAGGGGATGAAGCAACCGTGAAAACGGGTGCTGGGACATTTATCTGGCGTGTGAGAAAGATTGAATATCAGAAGTAA
- a CDS encoding tricorn protease translates to MRKVLTLLLALACWPAFSQFNLLRYPSINNDGTLVAFSFQGDIWTVPATGGNAIRLTVHDGYESNPIFSPDGKSIAFSGARYGNNDIFIIPAEGGVPKRLTYHSANDLVSSWTADGDLLFSTSREFSQIERPQEVYSISSKGGTESRLLDAVGYDPTQSPDSRFIALTRGDINPIFREAYKGSSNRDIWLYDKTGKTFSKLVSFETNDILPRWADNKTIYFLSTVSGRNNLYRVRLDDSGKAAGSPEQLTKFTDNSIRYFSISYNGKTIVFERGSSVYLMNTATGAVSELKVTIGADVRFDPVVNTNISSDANGYEISPNGKLTAMEAKGEIFLKETNKDRSTSTNLSESPLRDINTKWLNDSVALFTSDRIDNNFEIYLAKSVDPKQGNLFKSLKRQVKRITETKEDESGLQVSPNGKQIAYVRGRGTLVTADIAADGKLSNEKILMEGWATPASIAWSPDSKWLAYSISDLYFNEEVFIHAADNSSKPVNISMHPRDDVRPFWSADGSKLGFISQRNNRSNDVWFVWLKKEDYEKSKQDWDEMEDKTDKPADKKADKKVKPVVIDFDEIHKRLVQVTNLPGDESDLVISNDGETFFYSAVSSNARGRDLYSVKWNGKDLKEITKGGSNPNSVSIDKEGKYLFYLKSGGALSRYDIKGDKTEGLPYSAKMKVDNVAVREQVFEEAWRAFRDGYYDPQFHGNDWGALKKKYRDLCVYASTNDDFRDMFNYMLGEVNSSHVALTTPQQAETQRESTGLFGAELFPTKDGMKVNRVIPNSPADKLSSKLNAGDLIISVNNRLYLPDVNFYEALSTKADERVLLIVRDAAGKEREVVIRPINNERQLLYEEWVKERKALVDKFSSGKLGYIHIQAMDNASFETFERELTAAGFGKDGLIVDVRYNGGGSTTDYLMTVLNYKQHAYTIPRGASDNLERDKQKFREYYPVGERLVFAAWIKPSIAICNEGSYSNAEIFAHAYKTLGIGKLVGVPTNGSVISTGGKGLMDGSFVRLPFRGWFTKATDKNQELGPAVPDIIVNNSPDWIAKGTDDQLKAAVDELLKQIKK, encoded by the coding sequence ATGAGAAAAGTACTTACCCTCTTATTAGCATTGGCCTGCTGGCCTGCGTTTTCACAGTTCAATCTGTTACGATACCCTTCCATAAATAATGATGGAACACTGGTAGCGTTTTCATTTCAAGGCGACATCTGGACGGTGCCGGCAACCGGAGGCAATGCTATTCGTCTTACCGTACACGATGGATATGAAAGCAATCCCATTTTTAGCCCCGATGGCAAAAGCATTGCGTTTTCAGGAGCAAGGTATGGCAACAATGATATCTTCATCATTCCTGCTGAAGGAGGTGTACCTAAACGGTTAACTTATCACTCCGCTAATGATCTGGTATCTTCCTGGACTGCCGATGGCGACTTATTATTTTCCACTTCACGTGAATTCTCGCAAATCGAAAGACCACAGGAAGTGTATTCGATTTCATCGAAGGGTGGAACAGAGTCAAGGTTATTAGATGCCGTAGGGTATGACCCCACCCAATCTCCGGATAGTCGTTTCATCGCACTTACCCGTGGTGATATAAACCCCATTTTTCGCGAAGCTTACAAGGGCTCATCTAATCGCGATATTTGGCTGTACGATAAAACAGGCAAGACTTTTTCAAAACTTGTCAGCTTCGAAACAAATGATATTTTGCCCCGCTGGGCTGACAACAAAACAATTTATTTCCTGAGCACTGTCAGTGGAAGAAACAATTTATATCGTGTAAGGTTAGATGATAGTGGTAAGGCCGCAGGCAGCCCCGAACAACTGACAAAATTCACCGATAACTCAATCCGCTACTTCAGCATTTCATACAACGGTAAGACAATTGTTTTTGAACGTGGCTCAAGCGTTTACCTGATGAACACAGCTACAGGCGCTGTCAGCGAACTTAAAGTAACGATTGGCGCTGATGTCAGGTTTGATCCCGTGGTGAACACGAACATCTCCAGTGATGCCAACGGATATGAGATATCTCCTAATGGCAAGTTGACAGCCATGGAAGCGAAAGGTGAAATCTTTCTGAAAGAAACAAATAAAGACAGATCCACCAGTACTAATCTTTCCGAAAGCCCCCTTCGGGATATCAATACAAAGTGGCTCAATGATTCCGTTGCGCTGTTTACATCAGATCGAATAGATAACAACTTTGAAATTTACTTAGCTAAGTCAGTAGATCCCAAACAAGGCAATCTCTTCAAGTCACTGAAACGGCAGGTGAAGCGAATTACCGAAACGAAAGAAGATGAATCTGGCCTTCAGGTGTCACCGAATGGAAAACAAATTGCTTATGTGCGTGGCCGAGGTACGCTGGTGACAGCAGACATTGCCGCGGATGGTAAATTATCCAATGAAAAAATACTTATGGAAGGCTGGGCAACGCCTGCCTCGATCGCCTGGAGCCCGGACAGCAAATGGCTGGCCTATTCAATTTCTGACCTCTACTTTAACGAGGAAGTTTTCATCCATGCAGCTGATAATTCCAGCAAGCCTGTCAATATAAGTATGCATCCCCGCGATGATGTGCGCCCCTTCTGGAGTGCCGATGGATCAAAGCTCGGATTCATCTCACAGCGCAATAACAGAAGTAATGATGTATGGTTCGTGTGGCTGAAAAAGGAGGATTACGAAAAGTCAAAACAGGACTGGGACGAGATGGAAGATAAAACGGACAAGCCTGCCGATAAAAAAGCAGACAAAAAAGTAAAACCAGTTGTCATTGACTTTGATGAAATACATAAGCGCCTGGTTCAGGTTACCAATCTTCCGGGAGATGAAAGCGACCTCGTCATCTCGAATGACGGAGAGACATTTTTCTATTCGGCAGTAAGCAGCAATGCCAGGGGCAGGGACTTGTATTCTGTAAAATGGAACGGCAAAGACTTAAAAGAGATCACCAAAGGTGGTTCAAACCCTAATTCTGTTTCCATTGATAAAGAAGGAAAGTACTTGTTCTATCTCAAGTCAGGCGGGGCACTAAGCCGATATGATATCAAAGGCGACAAAACCGAAGGTCTGCCATACTCGGCAAAGATGAAAGTAGACAACGTAGCCGTTCGCGAACAGGTTTTCGAAGAAGCGTGGCGCGCGTTCCGCGATGGATATTATGATCCGCAATTCCATGGCAACGATTGGGGAGCACTTAAAAAGAAGTACAGGGATCTGTGTGTATATGCCAGCACTAATGACGATTTCAGGGATATGTTTAACTATATGCTTGGCGAAGTAAATTCAAGTCACGTAGCATTGACTACTCCACAGCAGGCAGAAACCCAAAGAGAATCTACGGGCTTATTCGGAGCAGAGCTTTTTCCTACCAAGGACGGCATGAAAGTGAACCGAGTCATACCCAACTCACCAGCCGATAAACTTTCCAGTAAATTAAACGCGGGCGACTTGATCATCAGTGTGAACAACAGACTTTATCTGCCCGATGTTAATTTCTATGAGGCATTAAGTACAAAAGCAGATGAGCGCGTTTTGTTGATCGTGCGCGATGCTGCGGGCAAAGAGCGTGAAGTTGTGATACGACCTATCAATAATGAGCGTCAATTGTTGTACGAAGAGTGGGTAAAGGAAAGAAAAGCACTGGTCGATAAATTTTCAAGTGGAAAACTAGGATACATTCACATCCAGGCAATGGATAACGCCAGCTTCGAAACGTTTGAAAGAGAACTTACAGCTGCTGGTTTTGGTAAAGACGGCCTGATCGTAGATGTCCGGTACAATGGTGGCGGTAGTACTACCGACTACCTGATGACAGTATTGAATTACAAGCAGCACGCTTACACCATTCCGCGTGGAGCAAGCGATAACCTGGAGCGCGATAAACAGAAGTTCAGAGAGTATTATCCGGTAGGAGAGCGCCTGGTGTTTGCAGCTTGGATTAAACCCTCTATCGCCATTTGCAATGAAGGCAGTTATTCCAACGCAGAGATTTTTGCACATGCTTACAAGACATTAGGTATTGGAAAGCTGGTAGGAGTGCCGACCAACGGCTCTGTTATCTCTACCGGAGGAAAAGGCTTGATGGATGGATCGTTTGTGCGTTTGCCATTCAGAGGATGGTTTACTAAAGCCACAGACAAAAACCAGGAACTCGGCCCGGCTGTGCCAGATATCATCGTTAATAATAGTCCGGACTGGATCGCCAAAGGAACGGATGATCAGTTAAAGGCTGCTGTTGATGAACTGCTGAAGCAGATTAAGAAATAA